The following proteins come from a genomic window of Metarhizium brunneum chromosome 2, complete sequence:
- the ZNRF3 gene encoding E3 ubiquitin-protein ligase ZNRF3 encodes MSSSTNPDNINPQPTSDGGSVAVGIVLGILAGIFVVLVLLSRLLCKNRGGGSPEDLEAGKRKRLASILKLDGVAPSRAYGNDQEKAEPEPKPPASCSFDNVIVCAICLDVLKDDDMVRRLPCQHYFHSSCLDTWYLRQHNTCPLCKTPFFDQSQKKEKKAVVMAESSSQAAGSQTI; translated from the exons ATGTCATCATCTACTAATCCCGACAACATCAACCCACAGCCCACCAGCGACGGCGGGAGTGTCGCAGTCGGAATCGTGCTCGGTATTCTGGCGGGTATATTTGTCGTCCTTGTGTTGCTCTCCAG ACTTCTGTGCAAGAACCGCGGCGGTGGCAGCCCGGAGGACTTGGAGGCTGGAAAACGCAAGAGACTCGCGTCCATATTAAAGCTGGACGGCGTGGCACCAAGTCGTGCCTATGGAAACGACCAAGAAAAGGCCGAGCCTGAGCCCAAGCCACCGGCGTCCTGTTCCTTTGACAACGTTATAGTCTG TGCCATCTGCCTGGATGTTTTgaaagacgacgacatggtcCGGCGTTTACCATGCCAACACTATTTCCATTCATCGTGCCTGGATACGTGGTACCTGCGGCAACACAACACTTGTCCGCTCTGCAAGACGCCCTTCTTCGACCAGTCtcaaaagaaggagaaaaaggcAGTCGTCATGGCCGAGTCTTCGAGTCAGGCGGCCGGTTCACAGACCATATAG
- the mtr_1 gene encoding N amino acid transport system protein codes for MENSEKLVEHHNSHRLGQDDKAEPVSFATPPRMRRLHDPDVSFQEYQHYARITRAEQDALPRPAGKKSLLYYLVPNLQKVETGPADVATRSDLNTSDIEQRKIISDEEWTNASRALRTAGTGAIFYLITTDILGPFGLPYAFATTGWGPGTALYTVFGFMAGFSGYLLWDCFMGLDSFQFPIKSFGDIGFRVYGTWCRYLFNVLQAIQLICNVGAIIISNGEALSEAVKFKLCYAICCLVWALAGFVLGQIRTLQKFTWLANVAVFINLLIMFITMGAAAHTPPLYSASASSAGYSIDPALVTPVNGTYPPVQHSAALPDSGNFAASLNGAMQAVYSYGGSMIFPEFMAEMRRPRDFLKGMWSAQLFIYICYMLYGLFMYGFQGQYVQTPAYLGISAYGLQTAGNSLAIVSALIAATLYGNIGIKVLYNNILVEFFKAPPLESKHGRYIWFALVPIYWSMAYVIGAAIPDFAGFTGIVAAVCILQFTYSFPPLLHIGYQIQKSAMEGEAGFDPSTGELAARDGGIRRWVRGFFGARWYLNVFNLLYFLGAMALCALGIYSSVMNLIQIYAVPQLNAFGCKSPLDVSA; via the exons atggagAATTCTGAAAAACTCGTGGAGCACCACAACTCCCAtcgacttggacaagacgacAAGGCTGAGCCTGTCAGCTTCGCAACCCCCCCCCGTATGCGACGTCTTCACGACCCAGACGTCTCGTTCCAAGAATACCAACACTATGCGCGAATCACTCGTGCGGAACAGGATGCACTGCCCAGGCCAGCGGGCAAAAAGTCGCTTTTGTATTATCTGGTCCCCAATCTGCAAAAGGTTGAAACGGGACCTGCCGACGTTGCCACTCGCTCTGATCTGAACACGTCCGACATTGAGCAGCGCAAGATTATTTCCGACGAGGAGTGGACAAACGCCTCGAGGGCCCTGAGAACCGCTGGGACCGGTGCTATCTTCTACCTCATCACTACCGATATTTTGGGTCCCTTTGGCTTGCCCTATGCTTTCGCAACGACTGGTTGGGG ACCGGGTACCGCTCTGTATACCGTCTTTGGATTCATGGCGGGGTTTTCTGGATATCTGCTGTGGGATTGCTTCATGG GCCTTGATTCATTTCAGTTTCCCATCAAGTCATTCGGAGACATAGGCTTCCGTGTCTACGGAACATGGTGCCGCTACTTGTTCAACGTCCTTCAGGCCATCCAGCTTATCTGCAACGTCGGCGCCATCATCATATCCAACGGCGAAGCGTTGTCGGAAGCCGTAAAATTCAAGCTCTGCTATGCTATTTGCTGCCTGGTCTGggccctcgccggcttcGTCCTGGGCCAGATTCGGACCCTGCAAAAGTTCACCTGGCTTGCCAACgtggccgtcttcatcaaccTGCTCATCATGTTCATCACcatgggcgccgccgcccacacGCCGCCTCTCTACTCTGCGtccgcctcgtcggcgggcTATTCCATCGATCCGGCACTCGTCACCCCCGTCAACGGAACGTACCCCCCCGTCCAGCACAGCGCGGCCCTGCCTGACTCTGGCAACTTTGCGGCCTCGCTCAACGGCGCCATGCAAGCCGTGTACTCGTACGGCGGATCCATGATCTTTCCCGAGTTCATGGCCGAAATGAGGCGCCCCAGAGACTTTCTCAAGGGCATGTGGTCTGCCCAGCTCTTCATCTACATCTGCTACATGCTATACGGGCTCTTCATGTACGGCTTCCAGGGCCAGTACGTGCAGACGCCTGCATATCTGGGAATATCTGCGTACGGCTTGCAAACAGCAGGCAACTCCCTGGCCATTGTATCCGCTCTGATTGCGGCTACGCTCTACGGCAATATTGGTATCAAAG TGCTCTATAACAACATTCTTGTCGAATTCTTCAAGGCCCCGCCGCTGGAAAGCAAGCACGGTCGATATATCTGGTTTGCTCTCGTCCCAATCTACTGGTCTATGGCCTATGTAATCGGAGCAGCGATTCCCGATTTCGCCGGCTTCAccggcatcgtcgccgccgtctgcATCTTGCAGTTTACGTACTCGTTCCCGCCGCTTTTGCACATAGGCTATCAGATCCAAAAGTCCGCCATGGAGGGAGAAGCCGGGTTCGACCCAAGCACCGGCGAGCTGGCGGCGCGCGATGGCGGAATCAGGCGCTGGGTGCGCGGCTTCTTCGGTGCCCGTTGGTACCTCAACGTCTTCAATCTGCTGTATTTCCTCGGTGCCATGGCCTTGTGTGCCCTCGGCATATATTCTTCCGTCATGAACCTGATCCAGATCTATGCGGTTCCTCAGCTGAATGCTTTTGGCTGCAAGTCTCCGCTGGACGTTTCGGCATAA